The DNA segment GCATCCACGGTGAAGAGTGGTTGATTGCCAGCTTCACCCTCAAAGTGCATACCAATGTAATCCTCAAATGGGccttcaagagccttgtccttgagagaAAATGTGCCTTCAAGTATGATCTCGCTGTTTGCGGGTACGATAAGATCACTCAATTCGCATTTCACCATTTCAAGTGGCTTTCCAGTAAGTGAACTTACATAATCTCCTTCTGAAACACCAGGGGGTAGAGGAATCGATGCAGCGAtgtttgctgctggtggagCGCCAAGAGATAAAGCCCAGGGGACCTTGTCTTTTCCAACTTTGAACCACTGATCCCTGATCATAGAGTTATGTTGTCCTGGAATAACGAGACATGACAAATGTCTCTTGTCATGGACCATGCCTCGAAAGACAGACCAGTTCGTCCATGATTTATCTGGTGTCTCTAAGATATGTACTCCCCAGGTTTGAAGATATTTGCCGCCATCACCTTGATGCAGCAGCGGAACTGGTAAATTCGTGAGATCTATGTCATCGCCAAAGATTTTATTTTGCTTGCATTGGCCCGTCGAAAGAACATTTGGAGGTAAGGGGTCTCGAGTTATAGCAAGGCGCATCTTTTCGAGGATATCCTTCCAATTTGAGTCAGGGGGAAGACCGAGGCTACGTGCAATTCGACCGTATCGGAACTTGCTGTCATTTCGAAGGCTGGCAGCGTTTCCAAACATCTTCCACAGACCATTTCGAGTGCCTTTAACGTTGTGGAAAAGCGGCGCCTTAGCGTTGGTTTCACTAACTCTTCTCACAACCGCCCCAACTTCGAGATTGGGATCAACTTCCTGATAAATATCGGCAAGATCTCCATCTTTGCGAAGGACCTCCACAAAGCTGCGGAAGTCAAGTTGTGGGTCGCCTTGATTCGAGTTTAGTGATACTTTGCTAGAATAAAGGCGAACTCTGATTGATGTAGGTTTTAAAGATGACAAAATCTGATGGTGGGTTAATCGGAACATGGTTGTGACAAATTATGGGAGAATACAGTTACACTATCGCTAAAACCATTGGGTATCTTTAAGGCCAGAATCGAACTTAAGGCTCTTTCTTAACAACAGAGGCCTAGTTCATGCATTACGGACCCTGAGGCATAGTTCCGGCGGACCGGAACGGAAAGCAGGAATAGATTACAAGGCATTACGGGACTCCGGAAACAGAACAGATGGCCACTACGGGCAGGAAGGATGCCATGTTTCCGTAGAGTTGAAGGGATTGGAATAAAAGgtgtgttttctttttggaATAGTATAACCCGGATGAAGATTGGCAACCGAAAGTATATGGAAAGCACTAAATTTTCCTCATTGCCTAACCACTACACGACATTTTGTTTACCATGAAAGCAGTCTCTTTCGCCACGCgccagcttcttggagtGTCTTCAGAAAAGGTCACGTTCTACCACCCTACACACCCCATACAAAGACCGTATGTGAGGCTGTTCTCCACAAGCCAATCGTACTTGAGCTGGGGTGGAGCACGAGACCAGGTTTACCAGAATGTTCTCCCATCTTTTGAATCAACAAGGCCGACGAGGATCGTTGTCGGGATTACAGGTGCAACAGGTGCCCCGTACGCCATCCGCATCTTAACCCTTCTTCACCACCTAGGTGTGGAGACTCATCTTATCATTAGCAAATGGGCATTAGCCACACTCAAATACGAAACATCCATAAGCGAAGCTGATATTCGAGGCCTTGCGAGTAGATCATACACAGCAAAAGATCTCTCAGCACCAATCGCTTCAGGATCCTTTCAGCATGACGGAATGATGATCGTTCCCTGTAGCATGAAAACTCTTGCTGCAGTACGATCTGGTTACTGCGATGACCTAATATCAAGAGCCGCCGATGTCACACTCAAGGAAGACCGCAAACTACTCCTAGCTATTCGGGAAACACCTTTGAGTTCTATTCATCTTGAGAATATGCTTGCTCTTCGTCGTGCTAACGCCATCATCTTCCCTCCTGTTCCGGCTTTCTATACCAGGCCTGGGGGTATCGATGATATTGTCGATCAAAGTGCTGGAAGGATGTTGGATATGATGGGAATATTCACTGATGGATTTGAGCGATGGGAGGGGTTCAAGAAAGCTCAGACTGAGATGTAGCCGGGATATGAGCAAGATGTCAGTTGAACTATTTCATAAGCTGATATGAGCTTCAAGCGTCCCGAAATCAAATCGTACTACTTTCATTTGTAAGCCTTACTTattgaaaaagaaaactgTGTGAATTAGCAGGCCACCCTCGTAATACCC comes from the Fusarium verticillioides 7600 chromosome 11, whole genome shotgun sequence genome and includes:
- a CDS encoding 3-octaprenyl-4-hydroxybenzoate carboxy-lyase UbiX codes for the protein MKAVSFATRQLLGVSSEKVTFYHPTHPIQRPYVRLFSTSQSYLSWGGARDQVYQNVLPSFESTRPTRIVVGITGATGAPYAIRILTLLHHLGVETHLIISKWALATLKYETSISEADIRGLASRSYTAKDLSAPIASGSFQHDGMMIVPCSMKTLAAVRSGYCDDLISRAADVTLKEDRKLLLAIRETPLSSIHLENMLALRRANAIIFPPVPAFYTRPGGIDDIVDQSAGRMLDMMGIFTDGFERWEGFKKAQTEM